DNA sequence from the Planctomycetia bacterium genome:
CACTTGCGCGGCACGGGCGAAAGCTTCGCCGCCAACATCGGCGGTCGCCTCATCGGCACGAGCTTCGCCGCGGTCACGACGACGGTCGCCGCCGCGCTCGTCGCCCCGGGCCCCAACGGCTCGCCGCCGAATCCGATCTCCGTCGCGCACATGACCGCCTACGTCGCGGCCGGCGTCGCGCTGACGGTCTACGTCGTCAACTTCATCGCCTCGTTCTGGCTCCCCGAGCCGAAGGAAGGGGAGTTCGACGAGTAGTTCGTCGCTCTTGGTACGCCACGCTCCAGCGTGGCAGCTGTGAACTCGCACGGAGAAGGAGCCACGCTGGAGCGTGGCGTACCAAAAAATCTTCGTTCGTCACGCAATTAGGAATCCAACCATGGCGATCGACGCGAAGACCCCGCCCGAAACTCCCGCCGCCTCGTCGACCGGCCCGACGGTCGACACCGCGCCGGTTCGCACCTCGCGCGGCGCGTGGATGGCCTTGGCCGCCGCGCTCTTGGGCTGGCTCTTCGACGGCGCCGAGATGGGGGTCTTCTCCCTCGTCGGACGTTCGGCCGTGCAAGACA
Encoded proteins:
- a CDS encoding MFS transporter, which codes for VYIVSRRKLLRMFLVPGIIAMPIIFAWAATTSLSYLHIGIFIAGLLTVGQFSFWGNYLPRVYPVHLRGTGESFAANIGGRLIGTSFAAVTTTVAAALVAPGPNGSPPNPISVAHMTAYVAAGVALTVYVVNFIASFWLPEPKEGEFDE